From the genome of Chanos chanos chromosome 5, fChaCha1.1, whole genome shotgun sequence, one region includes:
- the crema gene encoding cAMP-responsive element modulator isoform X2: protein MAVTGDETESAATGDMPAYQIRSPSSGLPQGVVMAASPGAIHGSQQHAEEATRKREVRLMKNREAARECRRKKKEYVKCLENRVAVLENQNKTLIEELKALKDIYCHKQE, encoded by the exons ATGGCAGTGACGGGGGATGAAACAGAGTCAG ctgccACAGGAGACATGCCTGCGTATCAAATCCGCTCCCCGTCGTCAGGGCTGCCCCAGGGTGTTGTCATGGCAGCTTCGCCGGGGGCGATACATGGCTCACAGCAACATGCAGAAGAGGCGACCCGCAAGAGAGAAGTTCGCCTGATGAAGAACCG ggaggCAGCACGGGAGTGCCGTAGAAAGAAGAAGGAGTATGTGAAATGTTTGGAGAACCGTGTTGCTGTACTGGAGAACCAGAATAAGACTCTTATAGAAGAACTCAAAGCCCTCAAAGACATCTACTGCCACAAACaggaataa
- the crema gene encoding cAMP-responsive element modulator isoform X1 translates to METVVATQPDGGVCDGLTDGEAGQIQGNSDAPITALTQASVSSDGMSESAGVAVVTLPGGQTVQVHGVIQAPQPSVIQPTQVAVAAETVTGEETDASDTQKRREILSRRPSYRKILNELSSDTPAVPKIEEEEKVEEEAPPSSTVSTVTGSSHIYQTATGQYIAITQGGAIQIAGPGGDTVQGVQTLTLPSPATPQPGAAILQYAPQSGDSTQQLLLPTGQVLVQAATGDMPAYQIRSPSSGLPQGVVMAASPGAIHGSQQHAEEATRKREVRLMKNREAARECRRKKKEYVKCLENRVAVLENQNKTLIEELKALKDIYCHKQE, encoded by the exons ATGGAAACGGTGGTGGCAACACAGcctgatggaggtgtgtgtgatggtcTGACAGATGGAGAGGCCGGACAGATCCAAGGAAACTCAGACGCCCCGATCACTGctctcacacag gcATCTGTGAGCAGTGACGGTATGAGTGAATCAGCAGGTGTAGCGGTGGTGACCTTACCAGGGGGACAGACTGTTCAGGTGCATGGGGTCATCCAGGCACCTCAACCCTCAGTAATACAGCCCACACAG gtGGCAGTCGCGGCAGAGACAGTCactggagaggagacagacgCCTCAGACActcagaagaggagagaaattcTGTCCAGACGTCCCTCCTACAG GAAAATCCTGAATGAGTTATCCTCTGATACCCCAGCTGTGCCAAAAatagaggaggaagaaaaggtGGAAGAGGAAGCCCCACCCTCTTCCACAGTCTCCACGGTAACAGGCTCCTCCCATATCTACCAGACTGCCACAGGACAGTACA TTGCCATCACTCAGGGAGGGGCCATCCAGATTGCTGGCCCCGGAGGGGACACCGTACAGGGGGTCCAAACCCTGACCTTACCCAGCCCTGCTACACCCCAGCCTGGGGCAGCGATCCTGCAGTATGCCCCCCAGAGCGGAGACTCCACCCAGCAGCTGCTGCTGCCCACGGGACAGGTCCTCGTACAGG ctgccACAGGAGACATGCCTGCGTATCAAATCCGCTCCCCGTCGTCAGGGCTGCCCCAGGGTGTTGTCATGGCAGCTTCGCCGGGGGCGATACATGGCTCACAGCAACATGCAGAAGAGGCGACCCGCAAGAGAGAAGTTCGCCTGATGAAGAACCG ggaggCAGCACGGGAGTGCCGTAGAAAGAAGAAGGAGTATGTGAAATGTTTGGAGAACCGTGTTGCTGTACTGGAGAACCAGAATAAGACTCTTATAGAAGAACTCAAAGCCCTCAAAGACATCTACTGCCACAAACaggaataa